One genomic region from Salvelinus fontinalis isolate EN_2023a chromosome 18, ASM2944872v1, whole genome shotgun sequence encodes:
- the LOC129815906 gene encoding choline/ethanolaminephosphotransferase 1-like isoform X1: MSTTGYQQQQGGVRTRRGPVKERDPGQGVGMEAACWLAPGALRRLIELPTPPLDRQQLKRLEEHRYSSAGHSLLEPLMQCYWEWLVGHVPTWIAPNLITIVGLATNVFTTLVLVYYCPTATEQAPLWAYLLCAVGLFVYQSLDAIDGKQARRTNSSSPLGELFDHGCDSLSTVFVVLGTSIAVQLGTNPDWMFFCCFAGMFMFYCAHWQTYVSGTLRFGIIDVTEVQLFIIMMYLLAAVGGSAFWQSPIPVINIQMKIVPAICTFLGAIFSCTNYFRVIFTGGVGKNGSTIAGTSVLSPVLHIGSVIILAMMIYKKSAIQLFEKHPCVYILAFGFVSAKITNKLVVAHMTKSEMHLHDIAFLGPGLLFLDQYFNSFIDEYLVLWIALILSFVDLVRYCVSVCNQIASHLHIFVFRIKPLTPSTLQ, from the exons ATGAGCACCACTGGGTACCAGCAGCAACAGGGGGGTGTTCGGACACGCCGAGGCCCAGTCAAGGAGAGGGATCCTGGGCAGGGTGTTGGCATGGAGGCGGCCTGCTGGCTGGCCCCTGGAGCCCTGCGTAGGCTGATTGAGCTGCCCACTCCCCCGCTTGACCGCCAACAGCTGAAGAGACTGGAGGAACACAG GTACAGCAGTGCAGGTCACTCCCTGCTGGAGCCTCTGATGCAGTGCTACTGGGAGTGGCTGGTGGGCCATGTGCCCACCTGGATTGCCCCCAACCTCATCACCATTGTGGGCCTGGCCACCAACGTATTCACCACCCTGGTGCTGGTCTACTACTGCCCCACTGCCACTGAACAG GCACCGCTGTGGGCATACCTGCTGTGTGCGGTGGGCCTGTTTGTGTACCAATCACTGGATGCCATTGATGGGAAACAGGCCAGACGAACTAATAGCAGCTCTCCGCTGGGTGAACTGTTTGACCACGGCTGTGACTCCCTCTCCACAG tgttTGTGGTCCTGGGCACCAGTATAGCAGTGCAGCTGGGCACCAACCCTGACTGGATGTTCTTCTGCTGTTTCGCTGGCATGTTCATGTTCTACTGTGCCCACTGGCAGACATACGTCTCCGGCACCCTGCGCTTCGGCat CATTGATGTGACTGAGGTGCAACTCTTCATTATAATGATGTATTTGCTGGCCGCCGTGGGAGGATCTGCTTTTTGGCAGTCACCG ATCCCAGTCATAAACATCCAGATGAAAATAGTTCCAGCCATCTGCACTTTCTTAGGGGCTATCTTTTCCTGTACTAATTACTTCCGGGTTATATTTACCGGAGGTGTGGGCAAAAATGGATCCACAATAGCA ggaaCCAGTGTCCTATCTCCTGTGTTACATATAGGCTCAGTAATAATACTGGCCATGATGATCTATAAGAAGTCCGCTATCCAGCTCTTTGAGAAGCACCCCTGTGTTTATATCCTGGCCTTTGGCTTCGTGTCGGCCAAGATCACCAACAAATTAGTT GTAGCACATATGACAAAGAGTGAGATGCATCTACATGATATAGCATTCCTGGGGCCAGGCCTGCTGTTCCTGGACCAGTATTTCAACAGTTTTATTGATGAATACCTGGTGCTGTGGATTGCActg ATCCTGTCTTTCGTTGACTTGGTGCGTTACTGTGTCAGTGTTTGCAACCAGATCGCCTCCCATCTTCACATCTTTGTCTTCAGAATCAAGCCACTGACCCCCTCCACCCTTCAGTGA
- the LOC129815906 gene encoding choline/ethanolaminephosphotransferase 1-like isoform X2 gives MSTTGYQQQQGGVRTRRGPVKERDPGQGVGMEAACWLAPGALRRLIELPTPPLDRQQLKRLEEHRYSSAGHSLLEPLMQCYWEWLVGHVPTWIAPNLITIVGLATNVFTTLVLVYYCPTATEQAPLWAYLLCAVGLFVYQSLDAIDGKQARRTNSSSPLGELFDHGCDSLSTVFVVLGTSIAVQLGTNPDWMFFCCFAGMFMFYCAHWQTYVSGTLRFGIFDITELQICLALLQMLTATVGPFLWNVTIPVINIQMKIVPAICTFLGAIFSCTNYFRVIFTGGVGKNGSTIAGTSVLSPVLHIGSVIILAMMIYKKSAIQLFEKHPCVYILAFGFVSAKITNKLVVAHMTKSEMHLHDIAFLGPGLLFLDQYFNSFIDEYLVLWIALILSFVDLVRYCVSVCNQIASHLHIFVFRIKPLTPSTLQ, from the exons ATGAGCACCACTGGGTACCAGCAGCAACAGGGGGGTGTTCGGACACGCCGAGGCCCAGTCAAGGAGAGGGATCCTGGGCAGGGTGTTGGCATGGAGGCGGCCTGCTGGCTGGCCCCTGGAGCCCTGCGTAGGCTGATTGAGCTGCCCACTCCCCCGCTTGACCGCCAACAGCTGAAGAGACTGGAGGAACACAG GTACAGCAGTGCAGGTCACTCCCTGCTGGAGCCTCTGATGCAGTGCTACTGGGAGTGGCTGGTGGGCCATGTGCCCACCTGGATTGCCCCCAACCTCATCACCATTGTGGGCCTGGCCACCAACGTATTCACCACCCTGGTGCTGGTCTACTACTGCCCCACTGCCACTGAACAG GCACCGCTGTGGGCATACCTGCTGTGTGCGGTGGGCCTGTTTGTGTACCAATCACTGGATGCCATTGATGGGAAACAGGCCAGACGAACTAATAGCAGCTCTCCGCTGGGTGAACTGTTTGACCACGGCTGTGACTCCCTCTCCACAG tgttTGTGGTCCTGGGCACCAGTATAGCAGTGCAGCTGGGCACCAACCCTGACTGGATGTTCTTCTGCTGTTTCGCTGGCATGTTCATGTTCTACTGTGCCCACTGGCAGACATACGTCTCCGGCACCCTGCGCTTCGGCat ATTTGATATTACAGAGTTACAGATCTGTCTAGCGCTGTTACAGATGCTGACAGCCACTGTAGGCCCCTTCCTGTGGAACGTGACG ATCCCAGTCATAAACATCCAGATGAAAATAGTTCCAGCCATCTGCACTTTCTTAGGGGCTATCTTTTCCTGTACTAATTACTTCCGGGTTATATTTACCGGAGGTGTGGGCAAAAATGGATCCACAATAGCA ggaaCCAGTGTCCTATCTCCTGTGTTACATATAGGCTCAGTAATAATACTGGCCATGATGATCTATAAGAAGTCCGCTATCCAGCTCTTTGAGAAGCACCCCTGTGTTTATATCCTGGCCTTTGGCTTCGTGTCGGCCAAGATCACCAACAAATTAGTT GTAGCACATATGACAAAGAGTGAGATGCATCTACATGATATAGCATTCCTGGGGCCAGGCCTGCTGTTCCTGGACCAGTATTTCAACAGTTTTATTGATGAATACCTGGTGCTGTGGATTGCActg ATCCTGTCTTTCGTTGACTTGGTGCGTTACTGTGTCAGTGTTTGCAACCAGATCGCCTCCCATCTTCACATCTTTGTCTTCAGAATCAAGCCACTGACCCCCTCCACCCTTCAGTGA